Proteins encoded by one window of Orbaceae bacterium BiB:
- the ade gene encoding adenine deaminase, whose translation MTKRQQLNDLIDMAAGRKKADLLITNCKVIDVFNQQIVDGPLAIGHGRVVGYGHDYQAEQVLDAKGGYVMPGLIDGHVHIESSSLIPTQFARCILPFGTTTIIADPHEIGNVCGLDGIRYMLDASRKTPLDVRIMLPSCVPATPFEQAGCVLEAEDLAELINEPGIHGLGEVMDYPSVINHDEKMMNKLWLAKDHDRVIDGHSPGVKGKDLVAYVMGGIMTDHECSTTEDMLERIRLGQYILLREGSTCKDLLNLIPAITPANARRCVLCTDDREPADILSTGHINKSLRLAVEHGLDPVLAVTIATLNAAECFKLKDKGAIAPNYIADLLIVEDLVSFNAKHVFVAGKEIARDGKLLVEWEDYVSDSVLNTVNIPELTESSFTLPLKTEKVNVIGVKPGSVVTNHLIMDVKKDRNGNFSVQENPGLNKLAVIERHHATGNIGLGILANYGLKNGAIAVTVAHDSHNIVVVGDNDADMLAAVQDIKQMGGGFSLCQDGKVLAHLALPIGGLMSDKSAQEVADNLHEMINVAKQSFGINPAAHPLMTLVFMTLPVIPQIKLTSTGLFDVKAYQPIKLCVE comes from the coding sequence GTGACAAAACGTCAACAGTTGAATGATTTAATTGATATGGCAGCGGGTAGAAAAAAAGCTGATTTGCTCATTACTAACTGTAAAGTCATTGATGTATTTAACCAACAGATCGTTGATGGTCCTTTAGCCATTGGTCATGGTAGAGTTGTTGGTTATGGTCATGATTATCAAGCAGAACAAGTTCTTGATGCTAAAGGGGGCTATGTCATGCCAGGTCTTATTGATGGGCATGTACATATCGAGTCATCATCATTAATTCCAACACAATTTGCTCGTTGCATTTTACCATTTGGTACAACGACAATTATAGCTGATCCTCATGAAATTGGTAATGTATGTGGACTTGATGGAATCCGTTATATGCTAGATGCATCACGAAAAACTCCATTAGATGTTCGTATTATGTTGCCATCTTGTGTCCCTGCTACCCCTTTTGAACAAGCAGGCTGTGTGCTTGAAGCCGAAGATTTAGCAGAACTCATCAATGAACCAGGAATACATGGTTTAGGTGAGGTAATGGATTATCCAAGTGTGATTAATCACGATGAAAAAATGATGAATAAATTGTGGTTAGCAAAAGATCATGATCGCGTCATTGATGGCCATAGTCCTGGTGTAAAAGGTAAAGATCTGGTTGCCTATGTCATGGGCGGTATTATGACTGACCATGAATGTAGTACAACGGAAGATATGCTTGAGCGTATCCGTCTTGGCCAATACATTTTGTTACGTGAAGGCTCGACTTGCAAAGATTTACTTAATCTAATCCCGGCAATCACCCCAGCAAATGCACGCCGCTGTGTATTATGTACCGATGATCGTGAACCTGCAGATATTTTATCGACGGGCCATATTAATAAAAGTTTGCGTTTAGCTGTTGAACATGGACTTGATCCGGTATTGGCAGTCACTATCGCAACTCTTAATGCAGCTGAATGCTTCAAGTTAAAAGATAAAGGCGCAATCGCACCAAATTATATTGCTGATCTATTGATCGTTGAAGACTTAGTTTCATTTAATGCTAAACATGTATTTGTAGCAGGCAAAGAAATTGCTCGTGATGGGAAACTGTTAGTAGAATGGGAAGACTATGTTTCAGATTCAGTTCTTAATACTGTCAATATTCCTGAATTAACAGAATCTAGCTTTACCCTGCCCCTTAAAACGGAAAAGGTCAATGTTATTGGGGTAAAACCGGGTAGCGTAGTGACCAATCACTTAATCATGGATGTCAAAAAAGATCGTAATGGGAATTTTTCTGTCCAAGAAAATCCGGGGTTAAATAAATTAGCAGTTATTGAACGTCACCACGCAACAGGTAATATTGGTCTTGGAATTTTAGCTAATTATGGTCTAAAAAATGGTGCAATTGCCGTTACTGTTGCCCACGACTCACACAATATTGTCGTCGTTGGTGATAATGATGCAGATATGCTAGCTGCGGTACAAGATATTAAGCAAATGGGTGGCGGCTTCTCATTATGTCAAGATGGTAAAGTACTTGCACATCTTGCGCTGCCAATTGGCGGTCTAATGTCCGATAAATCAGCGCAAGAAGTTGCAGATAATTTGCATGAAATGATCAATGTTGCTAAACAATCTTTTGGTATTAACCCTGCAGCTCATCCGTTAATGACTTTAGTTTTTATGACATTACCAGTAATACCACAAATTAAGTTAACCTCAACCGGACTCTTTGATGTAAAAGCTTATCAGCCAATCAAGTTATGTGTTGAATAA
- a CDS encoding adenine deaminase C-terminal domain-containing protein — translation MTTMYKEDICEMIDAGAAKIPADLVITNGQLVNVNSAEIYAADVAIYKSRIVATGDISGYIGEKTKTLDAKGKYIVPGLIDGHLHIECSKLSMTSFAKAVLPHGTTSIISGLDQYVVTAGIDGIKEILQEIDGTPLKVFWGLPFLTPYTLPQSNVGFNVTAKTHAEVQKWPEVFGVWETVSEFIENQHSDVIKAIEYARINRLPIFGCAPMTRGHKLNSILCAGVRLDHESYDHTEMMEKIRKGMNVIIRESSISHFLEENVKVITHLNPRLSRRVSFCTDDVIASDIVTNGHMDKLIRMAIANGVDPLTAIQMGSINSAEAYRIDHLVGSVSPGRFADILLVEDLVKFEIDTVIAKGQLVVENNQTVYNFVPPKRSDVLLQSMKLKPVTADDLTVKTEVKEATVQALSLDVDFDIPFVRRGRQVELAIKDGIVQPDVNNDAIYATVIERFGKTDCKPKVGFCSGWKLKAGAMASSCAPDDNNVVCIGTNSNDMAIAINYLAEHGGGQVIVKDGQVLGFLSLPICGIVSDLDPHSMATEEEKLLQIARQLGCDLPDPLFYMCCLQITAIPDYAITDLGVIDFHEQAVMDPVFKCGCTHGKLHPKCHH, via the coding sequence ATGACAACAATGTACAAAGAAGATATCTGTGAAATGATTGATGCTGGAGCTGCCAAGATTCCAGCGGATTTAGTCATTACTAATGGACAATTAGTTAACGTAAACTCAGCTGAAATCTACGCTGCTGACGTTGCTATTTATAAATCACGTATTGTAGCAACTGGCGATATATCTGGCTATATTGGTGAAAAGACAAAAACGTTAGATGCCAAAGGTAAATATATCGTTCCTGGTTTAATTGATGGTCATTTGCATATCGAATGTAGTAAATTATCGATGACTAGTTTTGCTAAAGCCGTACTGCCGCACGGTACAACCAGTATTATCTCGGGTTTAGATCAATATGTTGTAACTGCTGGTATTGATGGCATTAAAGAAATTCTCCAAGAAATTGATGGCACGCCATTAAAAGTATTTTGGGGACTGCCATTTTTAACACCTTACACATTACCACAAAGTAATGTCGGCTTTAACGTAACAGCAAAAACCCATGCTGAAGTACAAAAATGGCCAGAAGTATTTGGTGTGTGGGAAACCGTTAGTGAGTTTATTGAAAATCAACACAGTGATGTGATTAAAGCGATTGAGTACGCTCGTATCAACCGCTTACCAATTTTTGGTTGTGCCCCAATGACTCGTGGACATAAACTTAACTCAATTCTTTGTGCTGGTGTACGCCTTGATCATGAAAGCTACGATCATACCGAGATGATGGAAAAAATTCGTAAAGGTATGAACGTAATTATTCGTGAATCATCAATTTCACACTTTTTAGAAGAGAACGTTAAAGTCATCACCCATTTAAATCCACGTTTATCACGCCGTGTGAGCTTTTGTACCGATGATGTAATTGCATCTGATATTGTGACTAATGGTCATATGGATAAATTAATTCGTATGGCAATCGCTAATGGCGTTGATCCCCTGACTGCAATTCAAATGGGATCAATCAACTCAGCGGAAGCTTATCGCATTGACCATTTAGTCGGCTCTGTATCACCAGGACGTTTTGCTGATATTTTACTAGTAGAAGATTTAGTTAAATTTGAAATTGATACAGTCATCGCTAAAGGTCAATTAGTGGTTGAAAATAATCAAACAGTTTATAACTTTGTACCACCAAAACGTAGTGATGTATTACTACAAAGTATGAAATTAAAACCTGTTACGGCGGATGATTTAACTGTCAAAACAGAGGTAAAAGAAGCAACTGTTCAGGCACTATCATTAGATGTTGATTTTGATATTCCTTTTGTTCGTCGTGGTAGACAAGTTGAGTTAGCTATTAAAGATGGTATTGTCCAACCAGATGTTAACAATGATGCAATCTATGCAACCGTTATTGAACGTTTTGGTAAAACAGATTGTAAACCTAAAGTTGGTTTCTGTTCTGGTTGGAAACTAAAAGCAGGAGCAATGGCAAGTTCATGTGCACCAGATGATAATAATGTCGTCTGTATTGGTACCAATTCAAATGATATGGCAATCGCAATTAACTATTTAGCTGAACATGGTGGTGGGCAAGTTATTGTTAAAGATGGTCAAGTATTAGGCTTTTTATCACTACCAATTTGCGGCATCGTCTCTGATCTAGATCCTCATTCAATGGCAACGGAAGAGGAAAAATTGTTACAAATTGCTCGTCAACTTGGTTGTGATCTACCCGATCCGTTATTTTATATGTGTTGTTTACAAATTACCGCTATTCCTGATTATGCAATTACCGATCTCGGTGTGATTGATTTTCATGAACAAGCTGTGATGGATCCCGTATTTAAATGTGGCTGTACTCACGGTAAATTACATCCGAAGTGCCACCATTAG